The following proteins are co-located in the Neomonachus schauinslandi chromosome 8, ASM220157v2, whole genome shotgun sequence genome:
- the SFTA2 gene encoding surfactant-associated protein 2 — protein MGARIPFFLFLTLLGSSQGTGPGMTLQLKLKDSFLTNFSYESSFLELLEKLCLLLHLPSGTNVTLHHAGSPRHVICKV, from the exons ATGGGGGCCAGGAtacccttcttcctcttcctgactCTCCTGGGCAGCTCACAGGGAACAG GGCCAGGAATGACTTTGCAGCTGAAGCTGAAGGACTCCTTTCTAACAAATTTCTCCTATGAGTCCAGCTTCCTGGAATTGCTCGAGAAG ctctgcctcctccttcACCTCCCATCAGGGACCAACGTCACCCTCCATCATGCAGGATCCCCAcgccatgtcatctgcaaagtcTGA
- the VARS2 gene encoding valine--tRNA ligase, mitochondrial — MPHLPLASFRSPFWGLRPSQGLPRFHPLSTHSKSHGSSISRRNHEAKQKRQREKQAALEAGIARKSKSAAESSKAWTPKEVVVYEIPTEPGEKKDVSGLLPPAYSPRYVEAAWYSWWVREGFFKPEYQMKLPQATGETFSMCIPPPNVTGSLHIGHALTVAIQDALVRWHRMCGDQVLWVPGSDHAGIATQAVVEKQLWKERGVRRHELSREEFLREVWKWKEEKGGEISEQLQALGASLDWDRECFTMDAGSSVAVTEAFVRLYEAGLLYRSQQLVNWSCALRSAISDIEVESRPLPGHTELRLPGCPTPVSFGLLVSVAFPVDGEPDAEVVVGTTRPETLPGDVAVAVHPDDSRHAHLHGRQLRHPLTGQLLPLITDCAVQPHVGTGAVKVTPAHSPADAELGARHGLSPLSVISEDGTMTSLCGDWLQGLHRFVAREKIMSALTERGLFRGLQNHPMVLPICSRSGDVVEYLLKSQWFVRCQELGARAAQAVESGALELSPSFHQKNWQHWFSHIGDWCVSRQLWWGHRIPAYLVVEEHTKGDEEDCWVVGRTEAEARKTAAELTGKPGAELTLQRDPDVLDTWFSSALFPFAALGWPQETPDLARFYPLSLLETGSDLLLFWVGRMVMLGTQLTGQLPFSKVLLHSMVRDRQGRKMSKSLGNVLDPRDIISGVELQVLQAKLRDGNLDATELAIAAAAQRKDFPHGIPECGTDALRFALCSHGALGGDLHLSVSEVLSSRHFCNKIWNALRFILNALGEKFVPQPAEELSPSSPMDAWILSRLAHTARECERAFLARELSLITHALRHFWLHSLCDVYLEAVKPVLSRSPHPPGPPQVLFSCADAGLRLLAPLMPFLAEELWQRLPPRPGGNSAPSISVAPYPTARSLGHWHQPELEQRFSRVQEAVQALRALRATYQLTKARPRVLLQSSEPGEQGLFEAFLEPLGTLGHCGAVGLLPSGVAAPSGWAQAPLSDTTQMYMELQGLVDPQTHLSLLAARRHKLQKQLDGLMAWTPSEGEAETKRQQRLSSLQLELSKLDKAASHLRQLMDACPSPGEL, encoded by the exons ATGCCTCATTTGCCTTTGGCCTCTTTTCGATCACCATTCTGGGGGCTGAGGCCCTCACAGGGCCTCCCCAGGTTCCATCCCCTCTCTACCCACTCAAAGTCCCATGGATCCTCCATCTCCCGGAGGAACCATGAAGCCAAACAGAAGCGCCAGCGAGAGAAGCAGGCGGCGCTGGAGGCTGGGATAGCCCGAAAGAGCAAG TCAGCTGCGGAATCCAGTAAGGCCTGGACTCCTAAGGAGGTGGTGGTGTATGAAATCCCCACGGAACCTGGTGAAAAGAAAG ATGTCTCCGGGCTCCTGCCTCCTGCATACAGCCCTCGGTATGTTGAGGCTGCCTGGTACTCTTGGTGGGTGCGAGAGGGCTTCTTCAAACCAGAGTATCAG ATGAAGCTGCCCCAGGCTACGGGGGAGACCTTTTCCATGTGTATCCCACCTCCCAATGTCACCGGCTCCCTACATATTGGGCATGCACTGACGGTGGCCATACAGGATGCCCTGGTGCGCTG GCACCGGATGTGTGGGGATCAGGTGCTGTGGGTCCCTGGCTCCGATCACGCAGGAATTGCTACACAG GCTGTGGTGGAGAAGCAACTGTGGAAGGAGCGAGGAGTGAGGAGACATGAGCTGAGCCGGGAGGAATTCCTTAGGGAGGTGTGGAAGTGGAAGGAGGA GAAAGGTGGAGAGATCAGTGAGCAGCTCCAAGCTCTGGGGGCCTCCCTAGACTGGGACCGAGAGTGCTTCACTATGGATGCT GGCTCCTCGGTGGCTGTGACCGAAGCTTTTGTGCGACTCTACGAGGCGGGGTTGTTGTACCGGAGCCAGCAGCTTGTCAACTGGTCCTGCGCTTTAAGATCAGCCATCTCGGATATTGAg GTGGAGAGCCGGCCCCTGCCTGGCCACACGGAGCTTCGACTGCCTGGCTGCCCCACCCCTGTGTCTTTTGGCCTCCTTGTTTCTGTGGCTTTCCCTGTGGATGGAGAGCCTG ACGCAGAGGTTGTGGTGGGAACCACAAGGCCAGAGACATTACCTGGAGACGTGGCTGTGGCTGTTCATCCTGACGACTCCCGACATGCG CATCTGCATGGGCGACAGCTTCGTCACCCCTTGACCGGGCAGCTTCTCCCCCTCATCACAGACTGTGCTGTTCAGCCACACGTGGGCACAG GGGCAGTGAAGGTGACTCCAGCGCATAGCCCTGCAGATGCTGAGCTGGGGGCGCGGCACGGCTTGAGCCCCCTGAGCGTCATCTCAGAGGATGGGACCATGACCTCCCTCTGTGGGGACTGGCTACAG GGTCTTCACCGATTTGTGGCCCGAGAAAAGATTATGTCTGCACTGACAGAGCGGGGCCTGTTCCGGGGCCTCCAGAACCACCCCATGGTGCTTCCTATTTGCAG CCGTTCTGGGGACGTGGTTGAATACCTGCTGAAGAGCCAGTGGTTTGTCCGCTGTCAGGAGCTGGGGGCCCGAGCTGCCCAG GCTGTGGAGTCAGGGGCTCTGGAGCTCAGTCCATCCTTCCACCAGAAGAACTGGCAGCACTGGTTTTCCCACATCGG GGACTGGTGTGTCTCCCGGCAGCTATGGTGGGGCCATCGGATTCCCGCCTACCTGGTGGTAGAGGAGCACACGAAG GGTGATGAGGAGGACTGTTGGGTGGTCGGGCGGACAGAGGCTGAGGCCAGAAAAACAGCTGCAGAACTGACAGGGAAACCAGGAGCAGAGCTGACCCTGCAGAGGG ATCCTGATGTCCTGGACACATGGTTCTCTTCagctcttttcccctttgctgcCCTGGGCTGGCCCCAAGAG ACCCCAGACCTTGCTCGTTTCTACCCCCTGTCACTTTTGGAAACGGGCAGTGACCTTCTGTTGTTCTGGGTGGGCCGCATGGTCATGTTGGGGACCCAGCTCACAGGGCAGCTCCCCTTCAGCAAG GTGCTTCTTCATTCCATGGTTCGGGACAGGCAGGGCCGGAAGATGAGCAAGTCCCTGGGGAATGTGTTGGACCCACGAGACATCATCAGTGGGGTGGAGCTGCAG GTGCTGCAGGCGAAGCTGAGGGATGGGAACTTGGACGCCACAGAGCTGGCGATCGCGGCCGCGGCGCAG AGAAAGGACTTCCCTCATGGGATCCCTGAGTGTGGGACAGATGCCCTGCGGTTTGCCCTGTGCTCCCACGGGGCCTTGG gggGCGATTTGCACCTGTCTGTCTCTGAGGTCCTGAGTTCCCGGCATTTCTGCAACAAAATCTGGAATGCCCTGCGCTTTATCCTCAATGCCTTAGGGGAGAAATTCGTACCCCAGCCTGCAGAGGAG CTGTCCCCCTCGTCTCCGATGGATGCCTGGATCCTGAGCCGTCTTGCCCATACTGCCCGGGAGTGTGAGCGAGCCTTCCTTGCTCGAGAGCTCTCACTCATCACGCATGCCCTGCGCCACTTCTGGCTGCACAGCCTCTGCGATGTCTACTTG GAGGCTGTGAAGCCAGTGCTGTCGCGCTCGCCCCATCCCCCGGGCCCCCCTCAGGTCCTGTTCTCCTGTGCCGACGCTGGGCTCCGCCTCCTCGCCCCACTGATGCCCTTCCTGGCTGAGGAGTTGTGGCAGAGGCTGCCGCCCAGGCCTGGCGGCAACTCTGCCCCCAGCATCTCCGTTGCCCCCTACCCCACTGCCCGCAGCCTG GGGCACTGGCACCAGCCCGAGCTGGAGCAGCGCTTCTCCCGGGTCCAGGAGGCTGTGCAGGCACTGAGGGCTCTCCGAGCCACATACCAGCTCACCAAGGCCCGGCCCCGAG TGCTGCTGCAGAGCTCAGAGCCTGGAGAGCAGGGCCTCTTCGAGGCCTTCCTGGAGCCCCTGGGCACCCTGGGCCACTGTGGGGCCGTGGGCCTCTTACCCTCAGGTGTGGCGGCGCCCTCCGGCTGGGCCCAGGCCCCACTCAGTGACACCACTCAGATGTACATGGAGCTGCAG GGCCTGGTGGACCCCCAGACCCATCTGTCTCTGCTGGCTGCCCGAAGACACAAGTTGCAAAAGCAGCTTGATGGCCTCATGGCCTGGACCccatcagagggagaggcagagactaAGAGGCAGCAGAGG CTTTCTTCCCTCCAGTTGGAATTGTCGAAGCTGGACAAGGCGGCCTCTCACCTCCGGCAGCTGATGGATGCATGTCCCAGCCCCGGGGAGCTCTGA
- the GTF2H4 gene encoding general transcription factor IIH subunit 4, whose protein sequence is MESTPSRGGLNRVHLQCRNLQEFLGGLSPGVLDRLYGHPATCLAVFRELPSLAKNWVMRMLFLEQPLPQAAVALWVKKEFSKAQEESTGLLSGLRIWHTQLLPGGLQGLILNPIFRQNLRIALLGGGKAWSDDTSQLGPDKHARDVPSLDKYAEERWEVVLHFMVGSPSAAVSQDLAQLLSQAGLMKSTEPGEPPCITSAGFQFLLLDTPAQLWYFMLQYLQTAQSRGMDLVEILSFLFQLSFSTLGKDYSVEGMSDSLLNFLQHLREFGLVFQRKRKSRRYYPTRLAINLSSGVSGAGGTSHQPGFIVVETNYRLYAYTESELQIALIALFSEMLYRFPNMVVAQVTRESVQQAIASGITAQQIIHFLRTRAHPVMLKQTPVLPPTITDQIRLWELERDRLRFTEGVLYNQFLSQVDFELLLAHARELGVLVFENSAKRLMVVTPAGHSDVKRFWKRQKHSS, encoded by the exons ATGGAGAGCACCCCCTCAAGGGGTGGACTGAACCGAGTACACCTACAATGCAGGAATCTGCAGGAATTCCTAGGCGGCCTGAGCCCTGGCGTATTAGACCGATTGTATGGGCATCCTGCCACCTGTCTGGCTGTCTTCAG GGAGCTCCCATCTTTGGCTAAGAACTGGGTGATGCGGATGCTCTTTCTGGAGCAGCCTTTGCCACAAGCCGCCGTGGCCCTGTGGGTGAAAAAGGAGTTCAGCAA AGCTCAAGAGGAAAGTACAGGGCTGCTGAGTGGCCTCCGTATCTGGCACACCCAGCTGCTCCCTGGTGGTCTCCAGGGCCTCATCCTCAACCCCATCTTCCGCCAGAACCTCCGCATTGCCCTTCTGGGTGG GGGCAAGGCCTGGTCTGATGACACAAGTCAGCTGGGTCCAGACAAGCACGCGCGGGATGTTCCCTCACTTGACAAGTACGCCGAGGAGCGATGGGAG GTGGTTCTGCACTTCATGGTGGGCTCCCCCAGTGCAGCCGTCAGCCAGGACTTGGCTCAACTCCTCAGCCAGGCTGGGCTCATGAAGAG CACTGAACCTGGAGAACCACCCTGCATTACTTCGGCCGGCTTCCAGTTCCTGTTGCTGGATACCCCTGCCCAGCTGTGGTACTTTATGTTGCAGTATCTGCAGACAGCCCAG AGTCGGGGCATGGACCTAgtggagattctctccttcctcttccagctCAGTTTCTCTACTCTGGGCAAG GATTATTCTGTGGAAGGTATGAGTGATTCTTTGTTGAACTTCCTGCAACATCTGCGTGAGTTTGGGCTTGTTTTCCAGAGGAAG AGGAAATCTCGGCGTTACTACCCCACACGCCTGGCCATCAATCTCTCATCAGGAGTTTCTGGAGCGGGGGGTACCAGCCATCAGCCAGGCTTCATCGTCGTGGAAACTAATTACCGACTGTATGCCTACACTG AGTCGGAGCTGCAGATCGCCCTCATTGCCCTGTTCTCAGAGATGCTCTATCGATTCCCCAACATGGTGGTGGCGCAGGTGACCCGGGAGAGCGTGCAGCAGGCCATCGCCAGTGGTATCACAGCCCAGCAG ATCATCCATTTCCTAAGGACAAGGGCCCACCCAGTGATGCTCAAACAG ACGCCTGTGCTGCCGCCCACCATCACAGACCAGATTCGGTTGTGGGAGCTAGAAAGGGACAGACTCCGGTTCACTGAGG GTGTCCTGTATAACCAGTTCCTGTCGCAAGTGGACTTTGAGCTGCTGCTGGCCCACGCTCGGGAGCTGGGCGTGCTGGTGTTCGAGAACTCGGCCAAGCGGCTGATGGTAGTGACCCCGGCCGGGCACAGCGACGTCAAGCGCTTTTGGAAGCGGCAGAAGCACAGCTCCTGA